The Croceicoccus marinus genome contains a region encoding:
- the rpmB gene encoding 50S ribosomal protein L28, with translation MSRICELTGKGRQIGHNVSHANNKTKRVFLPNLQNVTLMSEKLERSFKFRVSTQGLRSVEHNGGLDNWLLKTKDDKLSLRARKVKRELVKAA, from the coding sequence ATGTCGCGCATCTGCGAACTGACCGGCAAGGGTCGCCAGATCGGCCACAATGTGAGCCACGCCAACAACAAGACCAAGCGCGTCTTTCTGCCCAACCTGCAGAACGTCACGCTGATGAGCGAGAAGCTGGAGCGCAGCTTCAAGTTCCGCGTCTCGACGCAGGGCCTGCGTTCGGTCGAGCATAATGGCGGCCTCGACAACTGGCTGCTCAAGACCAAGGACGACAAGCTTTCGCTGCGCGCCCGCAAGGTCAAGCGCGAGCTGGTCAAGGCTGCCTGA
- a CDS encoding esterase-like activity of phytase family protein, whose amino-acid sequence MRSIAVLLFCAFVLFVVWFRSQPQSASGSQDIAFCPIAAGQGAAKALAPLRLVGAWQLTGDPALVTGLSGLDVLPDGRLIAVGDRGAQLVIVPPGLTGPGARAGHDVRSLDQLPGLPKETDDTETVAVDPATGRFWTAMETDNRVVLYAADGSRQADIDPAAMEQWPKNVGPEAMARLPDGRFLILGEMREKGTDRTFPVLLFPGDPLGGAEPEQAHLAMPGDYKPVGAAALPDGRVLVLGRDLRFPFSFFSLIALIDPRTIGPAALVRAEPVAAIRGGVLSDNYEGIAATSGADGQLTVWLVSDDNQQQILQSTKLLKLVADPADL is encoded by the coding sequence GTGCGGAGCATCGCGGTGCTGCTGTTTTGCGCATTCGTGCTGTTTGTGGTGTGGTTCCGGTCGCAGCCGCAATCGGCCAGCGGGTCGCAGGACATCGCGTTCTGCCCGATCGCTGCGGGGCAGGGCGCGGCCAAAGCGCTGGCGCCGCTGCGCCTGGTGGGCGCGTGGCAATTGACCGGCGATCCCGCGCTGGTGACCGGGCTGTCGGGGCTGGACGTGCTGCCCGATGGGCGGCTGATCGCGGTGGGCGACCGCGGGGCGCAGCTGGTGATCGTTCCGCCGGGGCTGACCGGGCCGGGCGCGCGGGCCGGGCATGACGTGCGCTCGCTCGATCAGCTGCCCGGGCTTCCGAAGGAAACGGACGATACCGAAACGGTGGCGGTCGATCCGGCCACGGGCCGGTTCTGGACCGCGATGGAAACCGACAACCGGGTGGTGCTATATGCGGCGGACGGGTCGCGGCAGGCCGACATCGATCCGGCCGCGATGGAGCAGTGGCCCAAGAACGTGGGGCCCGAAGCCATGGCGCGGCTGCCGGACGGGCGTTTCCTGATCCTGGGCGAAATGCGCGAAAAGGGGACGGACCGCACGTTCCCGGTGCTGCTGTTCCCCGGCGATCCGCTGGGCGGGGCCGAGCCGGAGCAGGCGCATCTGGCGATGCCGGGCGATTACAAGCCGGTGGGCGCGGCGGCGCTGCCCGATGGGCGCGTGCTGGTGCTGGGGCGCGACCTGCGCTTTCCGTTCAGCTTCTTCAGCCTGATCGCGCTGATCGATCCGCGCACGATCGGGCCCGCCGCGCTGGTGCGCGCGGAGCCGGTCGCCGCCATCAGGGGCGGCGTGCTTTCGGACAATTACGAAGGGATTGCCGCAACGTCTGGTGCGGACGGGCAGCTGACGGTCTGGCTGGTGTCGGACGACAACCAGCAGCAGATCCTGCAGTCGACCAAGCTGCTGAAGCTGGTGGCGGACCCCGCCGATCTATAG
- a CDS encoding M23 family metallopeptidase: protein MRLAASASLAVLAAGCTVVPQADRQQGVPQQAVPQQAVPQQSGTPAAAPAPAPKPAPAPAALPPARFTYAGELTQGGWIRGIAPEGTVTLTLDGEPVPVAADGSFLAAFDRDAGGIATLAAQRSDGATATQALTIAPRDWRIEHINAARRTGGPSESFMQRRRPELERIYGARAMQTGAQGWRQDFTWPVKGRISGRFGSQRIYRGEPGSYHTGLDIAPGAGTPYVAPADGVVVLAADDFSLEGNLLIIDHGNGLNSAFLHSQRLDVKQGDRVTQGQQLGLIGSSGRATGPHLHWSLMWGKARLDPLLFTGPQN from the coding sequence ATGAGGCTGGCGGCTTCGGCATCGCTTGCGGTGCTGGCTGCGGGCTGCACCGTCGTTCCGCAGGCCGACCGGCAGCAGGGCGTGCCGCAGCAGGCCGTGCCGCAGCAGGCCGTGCCGCAGCAATCCGGGACGCCAGCGGCCGCACCAGCGCCTGCCCCGAAACCCGCGCCGGCCCCTGCCGCACTGCCGCCCGCGCGGTTCACCTATGCGGGCGAGCTGACGCAGGGCGGCTGGATCCGCGGCATCGCGCCCGAAGGCACGGTAACGCTGACGCTGGACGGCGAGCCGGTGCCGGTCGCGGCTGACGGATCTTTCCTGGCGGCGTTCGACCGCGACGCGGGCGGCATTGCCACATTGGCCGCACAGCGCAGCGACGGGGCGACCGCGACGCAGGCGCTGACCATCGCGCCGCGCGACTGGCGGATCGAGCATATCAACGCCGCGCGCCGCACCGGCGGGCCGAGCGAGAGCTTCATGCAGCGCCGCCGCCCTGAGCTTGAGCGCATCTATGGCGCGCGCGCGATGCAGACGGGCGCGCAAGGCTGGCGGCAGGACTTCACCTGGCCGGTGAAGGGCCGCATCTCGGGCCGGTTCGGATCGCAGCGCATCTATCGCGGCGAGCCGGGGAGCTATCACACCGGGCTCGACATCGCGCCGGGTGCCGGCACACCCTATGTCGCGCCCGCCGACGGGGTGGTGGTGCTGGCGGCGGACGATTTTTCGCTTGAGGGCAATCTGCTGATCATCGACCATGGCAACGGTCTCAACAGCGCGTTCCTGCATTCGCAGCGGCTGGACGTGAAACAGGGCGACCGGGTGACGCAGGGGCAGCAGCTGGGCCTGATCGGGTCGAGCGGGCGTGCCACCGGGCCGCATCTGCACTGGAGCCTGATGTGGGGCAAGGCGCGGCTGGATCCGCTGCTGTTCACCGGGCCGCAGAACTGA
- a CDS encoding DUF2093 domain-containing protein produces the protein MLMNSSTGPARLLYGPNGFRQMTPGDHVVCAVTGAPIPLDMLRYWSVERQEPYATAEIATQRLMSGA, from the coding sequence ATGCTTATGAATTCCTCTACCGGACCTGCCAGGCTTCTTTACGGCCCCAACGGCTTTCGCCAGATGACGCCGGGCGACCATGTCGTCTGCGCGGTCACCGGCGCGCCGATCCCGCTCGACATGCTGCGGTACTGGAGCGTGGAGCGGCAAGAGCCCTATGCCACTGCCGAGATCGCGACCCAGCGCCTGATGTCCGGGGCATGA